The Paenibacillus sp. FSL W8-0426 region ATCAGCATTTTCTCGTAAAGGGGATAGAACGATGAAGTTTAAGAAGAAGGATATATTTTTCGAAACATTGGAGAATATGGCGGATACTGTCGTACAAGCGGCTGACTACTTCTCCCAGCATGTTTCCAACCTTCAGGATGTGACTCTGTTTACCAATGAAATGAAGAAATACGAGTCCAAATGTGACGACTACGTGCATACCATCATTATGGAGCTCAACAAAACATTCATTACGCCGATCGAGCGTGATGACATCATGGAACTGACAACAACCCTTGATGACGTATTGGACGGGCTTGAAGCAACGGCTTCCCGTTTCTATATGTACCAACTGACCGAGCCGGACGAATTCATCGTGCAGTTTGCGGAAATTTTGCGCCAATCTGCGTATGAAATCCAAAAGGCCGTTCATTTGCTGTCCCAGAAAAAATTGCTGGCGATCCGCGAGTATACGATCCGCATCAACGACCTGGAGAACCAAGGCGACGAAGTATTGCGCATGTGCATTAAACACCTGTTTGCCACGGTATCCGATCCGATCGAGTTGATCAAACGCAAGGAAATCTACGAGCGTCTTGAGACGACGACGGATGCTTGCGAAGACGTAGCGAATATGCTGGAATCCATTATCATGCGTAATTCTTAAGGAGCCATAGAACATGGAAACAACGATTTTGGTATTAGGTATAGTCGTCTTCCTTGCGCTGGCTTTTGACTTCATCAACGGGTTCCACGACACGGCGAATGCCATTGCAACGTCGGTGTCCACGCGGGCGCTCACGCCAAGACGCGCGATTCTTCTCGCGGCCGTGATGAACTTTGTCGGGGCGATGATGTTCACCGGCGTGGCGAAGACGATCGGGGGAAGCGTGACCGACCCCACGAAGCTGGACAACGGGATCGAAGTCGTCATCGCCACCTTGATCGCCGCGATCATCTGGAA contains the following coding sequences:
- a CDS encoding DUF47 family protein, with the protein product MKFKKKDIFFETLENMADTVVQAADYFSQHVSNLQDVTLFTNEMKKYESKCDDYVHTIIMELNKTFITPIERDDIMELTTTLDDVLDGLEATASRFYMYQLTEPDEFIVQFAEILRQSAYEIQKAVHLLSQKKLLAIREYTIRINDLENQGDEVLRMCIKHLFATVSDPIELIKRKEIYERLETTTDACEDVANMLESIIMRNS